In Streptomyces sp. NBC_01707, a genomic segment contains:
- the dapF gene encoding diaminopimelate epimerase translates to MSTSQIAFLKGHGTENDFVIVPDPDDAIDLPASVVVRLCDRRAGIGGDGLLHVVRSAAHPEARAMAGEAEWFMDYRNADGSIAEMCGNGVRVFAHYLKRAGLVEEGDLAVATRGGVKKVHIAKGGDITVSMGRALLPGAGVTVTVDGRSWDARNVNMGNPHAVAFVDDLAHAGELRSVPPFTPAAVYPDGVNIEFVVDRGPRHVAMRVHERGSGETRSCGTGACAVAVAAARRDGADPAQTGTPVTYTVDLPGGTLLITEQPDGEIEMTGPAVIVAEGMINPAWLETVTG, encoded by the coding sequence GTGAGCACCTCGCAGATCGCCTTCCTCAAGGGCCACGGCACCGAGAACGACTTCGTGATCGTTCCCGACCCGGACGACGCCATCGACCTGCCCGCATCCGTCGTCGTCCGGCTCTGCGACCGCCGGGCCGGTATCGGAGGTGACGGTCTGCTGCACGTCGTGCGCTCTGCCGCGCATCCCGAGGCGCGAGCCATGGCGGGCGAGGCCGAGTGGTTCATGGACTACCGCAATGCCGACGGCTCCATCGCCGAGATGTGCGGCAACGGTGTGCGGGTCTTCGCCCACTATCTGAAGCGCGCCGGGCTCGTCGAGGAGGGCGATCTCGCGGTCGCGACCCGGGGCGGCGTGAAGAAGGTCCACATCGCCAAGGGCGGCGACATCACGGTCTCCATGGGGCGCGCGCTGCTCCCGGGCGCGGGCGTCACCGTCACGGTGGACGGCCGCAGCTGGGACGCCCGGAACGTCAATATGGGCAACCCCCACGCGGTCGCCTTCGTCGACGACCTGGCGCACGCCGGTGAGCTGCGCTCCGTACCGCCGTTCACCCCCGCGGCCGTCTACCCCGACGGCGTCAACATCGAGTTCGTCGTGGACCGCGGACCGCGCCACGTCGCGATGCGGGTTCACGAGCGCGGTTCCGGCGAGACCCGCTCCTGCGGCACCGGCGCCTGCGCGGTGGCCGTCGCCGCGGCCCGCAGGGACGGCGCCGACCCCGCGCAGACGGGCACTCCGGTCACGTACACGGTCGACCTGCCCGGCGGGACCCTGCTGATCACCGAGCAGCCGGACGGCGAGATCGAGATGACCGGCCCCGCTGTCATCGTCGCCGAAGGCATGATCAATCCGGCCTGGCTCGAAACGGTCACCGGCTGA